A segment of the Sanyastnella coralliicola genome:
TCGCTCGGGAAAGCCTTGGCTTCGCATAAAATCTTCGTTCGTTTCCCTTGTGGACGAAAAAAGGAAACCATCATCAAGTGCAGGTTCACGGTCAAACCATTCATCAACACGACCTCTTCTGGCTTAGCGCCAACAATCATCGCCTCGTCTTCGGCGAAGATCTCGTGGTAAGCGTACCATGGGTTTTTAGCGTGAAAATGTCCTTCCACACCCCAGTTTGCCCAGTCTTCGAGCTCTTGGTTAATGATGTCTTTCGCCTTCTTTGGTTGAAGGCCTAGTGAGTTGCCAGTGAAGTAAACTACTTCTTTCCCGTTAATGACAGGAAAATGGAACTCATTCCTGAATCCAGACAGCTCGTCCTGCTGGTCAAGTGCTTTTGCGAAGTCAAGTGTATTATCAAATTGCATGAGGGGCGATTGAAAGTCCTACTTTTGCACCCCAAAGAAGGCCGAATTATATCAATATTCAAAAGGCATACGCAATCATATGATCAGTCGAGATAAATCAGCATCCCTTTTTGAGACCGCAAATCAGTACTTCCCTGGTGGAGTTAACAGTCCGGTACGTGCATTTCGTTCAGTTGGTGGAACACCTTTGTTCATTGAAAAAGGTGACGGTCCTTATATCTGGGATGCCGATGGGAATAAGTTCATCGATTTCTGTTGTTCGTGGGGTCCGCTGATCCTGGGGCACAACAATCCTAAGGTTCGCAAGAACATCATTGGAGCAGTCGAAAATGGAACTTCCTTTGGTGCGCCAACTGTTTGGGAGAATAAATTGGCTGAGACGATTATTTCAAATCACCGCTACCTAGAGAAGATTCGCTTCGTGAGCTCTGGAACAGAGGCGGCGATGAGTGCCATTCGCTTGGCTCGTGGGGTGACTGGAAGAAGCAAGATCATCAAGTTCGAAGGATGCTACCACGGACACGTGGATGCACTTTTGGTAAAAGCAGGCAGTGGCTTGGCTACACTTGGAACCAGCACAAGCGCTGGTGTGCCTGAGGCTTATGCTCGTGAAACCATCGTATTGCCGTTGAATGATAGAGCGGCGGTTGAACAAGCCATCGAAGACTACAAAGACGATATTGCTTGTGTCGCGATCGAGCCGATTCCTGCGAATAACGGCTTGTTGATTCAAGACATTGAATTCTTGCGTTTCCTTCGTGAGATCACCAAGCGTGAAGGCATCATCCTATTGTTTGATGAGGTCATCTCTGGTTTCCGCGTTGGTTTTGAAGGAGCTGCCGGTCTGTATGATATTCAGCCCGACGTTTTGGCTTTCGGTAAAATTATAGGCGGTGGAATGCCTGTGGGTGCCTACGCTTCTAGCGCTGAAATTATGGCTCACGTAGCTCCTGAGGGTGACGTTTACCAAGCGGGTACCTTGTCTGGAAACCCAGTAGCAATGGCTGCAGGTACGGCGCAGTTAGAGGCATGTTTGGAAGAAGGATTCTACGAAGAACTTGAGCGCAAGACGAAGTTGTTGATCGATACCATCTTGACACACACAAAGGCCAAAGGTTACCAGTTTAACATGTTCCATCGTGGGTCCGTGTTCTGGTTGGCATTTAGCGATAAAATCGCCATTCGTAAGTCGTCAGAGATTGATCCTGACAGCATGAAATACTTCACAGTGCTTCACAAAGAGTTGCTTGATCGTGGTGTTTACATTGGACCTAGTGGCTATGAAGTAGGTTTCGTTTCTGCGGCGCATTCAGATGAAGATATTCTCGCTAGCGCGGAAGCGTTTAAAGCCGCTTTAGATGTGGCATTCTCAGCTGAGTAAGTAAAAGGCCACAGCTTGGATGATGATGGTTCCGTCCACCCATCCAGTGAAGTACATTTCATCGCGTTCAGGATTTGAAGCAGCGATAAGAACTGCTGAAAGAATCAGCGAGAACCACAGGGCTATCAACTGATATGAGGTGTAAACCCCATCGCTGAAGTTGAGTGTGATTACGGTTCCTGCGACCACAATCCAGAAAAGTCCGTAGAGTTTCGCACCGTTGATCCCGAACAACTGGGCAGGCGTCTTCATGTTCGGACGATCCAGGTTCATGTCTCTGATTTCAAAGGGAACGGTGATGGCGATGATGAAGGCAAAGCGCTCGATAATCAGAAACAAACGATCTACTTGCCAGAGTTCATTATCCTGTTCGATGATAGGTAAGATCACCGTGGCCATGGCCCAAACCAGGCCAATAAGGTAGATCTTAATGAATGGAAGATCACGCAGTGCCTTCTTCGATTTTGAGTCACTGAATAGTCGCACTACATAAGCAAGCGACAGCGTTCCGCCGATGGCGAGCCAAAGAAAAGTAAGCGGAGACAAGGTCCATACTAAGCCTAGCAAGATCAAAGCGCACAGTGCCGTAATGACGCGAAGCGTAACACGGTTTCGGAATAGCCAGTTATTTCTTCCTGCCGTGATGTACTCTGGCCGATCGTTCAGTTTGA
Coding sequences within it:
- the hemL gene encoding glutamate-1-semialdehyde 2,1-aminomutase, which gives rise to MISRDKSASLFETANQYFPGGVNSPVRAFRSVGGTPLFIEKGDGPYIWDADGNKFIDFCCSWGPLILGHNNPKVRKNIIGAVENGTSFGAPTVWENKLAETIISNHRYLEKIRFVSSGTEAAMSAIRLARGVTGRSKIIKFEGCYHGHVDALLVKAGSGLATLGTSTSAGVPEAYARETIVLPLNDRAAVEQAIEDYKDDIACVAIEPIPANNGLLIQDIEFLRFLREITKREGIILLFDEVISGFRVGFEGAAGLYDIQPDVLAFGKIIGGGMPVGAYASSAEIMAHVAPEGDVYQAGTLSGNPVAMAAGTAQLEACLEEGFYEELERKTKLLIDTILTHTKAKGYQFNMFHRGSVFWLAFSDKIAIRKSSEIDPDSMKYFTVLHKELLDRGVYIGPSGYEVGFVSAAHSDEDILASAEAFKAALDVAFSAE